The nucleotide sequence TGCCATGCACCGGCTCGGGCGCGTACCGGCCGTGGCCGACACCTTCGTCTGTGCCGAACTGGAATTCGAAGTGATGGACATGGACCGCAGCCGCGTCGACAAACTGCTGGTGACCCGCCGCCCGGCGACACCGGCCAACGACACCTGACGGCTTACAGCTCAATGCCTTTCTGCGCCTTGATGCCCTGATCGGCAAAGGCGTGCTTGACCACTTTCATTTCGGTGACGGTGTCAGCAATATCGATCAGCGCTTGCGGGGCGTAACGCCCCGTGACCACCACATGCTGCATCACAGGACGCTGCATCAGGTCATCCAGCACGGCCTCCAGATCAAGGTAGTCATAGCGCAGCGCGATGTTCAGTTCATCCAGCAACACGAAGTGATATGCCGGATCATTGAGCATGCGCCGCGCCACATGCCAGGCGGCCTGTGCCATCGCCACATCACGTTCGCGATCCTGCGTATCCCAGGTATAGCCCTCGCCCATGACGTGATAGTCCACACCCGGCAGATGACGAAAGAACGCTTCCTCGCCGGTGGAAAAACTGCCCTTGATGAATTGCACCACACCCACTTTCATGCCATGACCAAGCGAGCGCGCGAGCATACCGAAACCGGAGCTGCTCTTACCTTTGCCCGGCCCGGTGAGCACCAGCAGCACGCCCTGCTCTTTCTGGGCGCGGGCAATCCGCTCGCGCATGATCTCCTGTTTGCGCGCCATGCGTTCTGCATGACGTGCCGGCGTTTTTGCATCTTCGCGCATTGTGGTTCCTTAAGGAGCATCTGAATAACTCCCCGGTGGTTCTGCGGGCGCTACAGCATGCAGTAGCAAGGCGCGGCGCGCCGGCAATGGCCGTAGCCCTTGCCAAGCGACGCAACGCGGCTAATGCGTGCTGTAGCGCCCGCCCTGCGGGGCTTTCTGGGCGACGCCTGCTCCGCGTTACGACTTCTCGACGTAGCCCGCTATGCCTTCGAAGTCGCGCCTTGATCAGGCGCCGCCCAGAAAGCCAGAACCACCGGGAGGTTATTCAGATGCTCCTTAACGGCCCGGCACGAACACACGCGTGCCATCAATTTCCGTGACCAGCAGCGGCTGGCCATACAATCGCGACAGCGCCTCCGGCACCAGCATGGTGTCGGCAGGCCCAAAGCAGGCTTCGCCGTCGGGATACAACAATAAAATGTGATCACACCAGCGTGCGGCAAGGTTCAGATCGTGCAGGCACATCAGCACACCGCAGCCCGCCGCTGCCTGTTCCGCCAGCAGGGCCATGACGGCCACCTGATGATGCAGATCAAGGTGATTGGTCGGCTCGTCCGCGAGCCACACCGAGGGCGCCTGCGCGAGCGCCGTCGCAATCGCCACACGCTGGCGCTCGCCGCCGGACAGGGTCGCCAGCGAGCGCGCCTGCAAATGCGCCACGGACAGTTTCGACAGCGCGGCACGGGCCAGTGCAATATCCTCCGCACCTTCCAGCTGCCACGGTGACAACCACGGGTGGCGACCGATCAGCGCCGTTTCCATCACCGTGGCCGGAAAGCCCTCCTGGCGTTCCTGAAACACCACCGCCAGTTCACGCGCCAGCGCACGACGACGCCAGGACGACAACGGGGTGCCACGCACCAGCACGTCGCCTGAACGTGCCTGACGCAGCCCGGCCAGCGTATGCAGCAACGTCGTCTTGCCGGCGCCATTGGGGCCGAGTACCCCCCACACTTCACCAGCACGCACGGTGAGATCCAGCGCCCGGCCATCGGCCCGGCCAGGCACATCAATCACCAGTTGGCGGGTGTGCAGCAGCGGCGTCTCCATCAGCGGCTCCGATACAACAGCCAGAGAAACGTCGGCACACCGATCAGCGCCGTGATCACGCCCACCGGCAACTGCTCCGGCGCGATCAAGGTGCGCGACACCGTATCGGCAAACGTCAGCAACATACCGCCGGCAAGCGCCGAGGCCGGCAGGATCACCCGCTGATCATTGCCCAGCACCAGCCTTAACATATGCGGCACGATCAGGCCGACAAACCCCACCGAGCCGGCAGTCGTCACCGCCATGGCGGTAAGCAGGCTGGCCGCCACATACACGCCGCGCTCCAGCACCC is from Isoalcanivorax pacificus W11-5 and encodes:
- the cobO gene encoding cob(I)yrinic acid a,c-diamide adenosyltransferase is translated as MREDAKTPARHAERMARKQEIMRERIARAQKEQGVLLVLTGPGKGKSSSGFGMLARSLGHGMKVGVVQFIKGSFSTGEEAFFRHLPGVDYHVMGEGYTWDTQDRERDVAMAQAAWHVARRMLNDPAYHFVLLDELNIALRYDYLDLEAVLDDLMQRPVMQHVVVTGRYAPQALIDIADTVTEMKVVKHAFADQGIKAQKGIEL
- a CDS encoding ABC transporter ATP-binding protein: METPLLHTRQLVIDVPGRADGRALDLTVRAGEVWGVLGPNGAGKTTLLHTLAGLRQARSGDVLVRGTPLSSWRRRALARELAVVFQERQEGFPATVMETALIGRHPWLSPWQLEGAEDIALARAALSKLSVAHLQARSLATLSGGERQRVAIATALAQAPSVWLADEPTNHLDLHHQVAVMALLAEQAAAGCGVLMCLHDLNLAARWCDHILLLYPDGEACFGPADTMLVPEALSRLYGQPLLVTEIDGTRVFVPGR